In Nocardioides jishulii, the DNA window TCATCGACCTCCTGGACCTCCCAGTAGCCGTAGTACCGATCTCCCTCGGGGCCGGTCATGTAGTAGTTCATCCGGCCTCCGGGGGTCAGGTCATGGTCGACGAAGGTCGCCGGATAGGTCGGCGGACCCCAGACCCGCTCGAGCTGGCGGGGGTCGGCGTACACCTCCCAGATGCGCTTCGGCGGGGCGGCGAACTCGGCGACGATGGTGATGGTCCTTGCTCCGAGGTCGTGCGAGACGTCGGTGACGGGCATGGCGATCAGTCCTCCTGCGTGGGGCGCCGGGGCGGCGCCGACGAGTGGTCGAGCTCCGGCTCGGCGATGAGTTCGTCGATCCGGGAGATGCGGCCCCGCCAGAGGGACTCCAGCTCGGTGAGCATCTCGCCCACCGACCGCACCGCTGCCACGTCGCCGCTGGCCAGGGCCTCGCGCCCCTGCCGACGCTTGGTCAGCAGGCCGGCCCTCTCCAGTACGGCGACGTGCTTCTGCACCGCGGCGAAACTCATGTCGTAGGACGCCGCGAGCGCCGAGACGGAGTGCTCCCCCGCCAGCACCCGGCGCAGGATGTCGCGCCGCGTGCGGTCGGAGAGCGCGTGGAACCACGCGTCGGCGCGATCCTCTTCCGTCTCGTTCACGCCTCCAACCTACAACCGATCAGTTGTATGTCGTCAAGGGCCTGGGTGGTCGGGTCGGCCCGCGAAGCTCTCAGCAGCGCCGCAGACGCATCGCACGATTTGGGGAAATCGCTGTCGGCATCAGCGCCTGACCCGCCTGAAACGCCGTCCTGGGCCAGGGCAAGAACGCTCTTGATGTGTGGCGCGTCACTGGGCGGGTAGGGGATTGGTTCCCGCCACCGCAGGAGGAAATATGAGCAGCACCAACTTCGGCAGCACCAGTTCCACCACGGACGAGGCCAAGGCCCAGGCCAGCAACCTTGCCGGGACCAGCCGCGAGGAGGCGGCCAACGTCGCAGCCGAGGCCAAGGCCCAGGCACGCAACGTCCTCGACGACGCCCGGACCATGATCGACGGGCAGACCCGCTCGCAGCGCGACCGCCTGGTCGAGACTGCGCGGAGCGTCAGCGAGGACCTCGAGCAGATGGCCGAGTCCGGACCCGACGGCGTGGCCGGTGACGTCGCCCGTCAGGTCGCCGGCACGATCCGTTCGCTCGGCGAGCACCTCGACGGCCGCGAGCCCAGCGACCTCCTGGAGGACGTACGCGACTTCGCCCGCCGTCGGCCCGGCGTCTTCCTGCTCGGGGCGCTGGGAGCCGGCGTCGCCTTCGGGCGCCTGGCCCGCGGCGCCAAGGACGCGAAGAGCTCGTCGAGCGCCCAACCGGCCGGCTCCGCCCGGCCCACCTCGCTCACCGCACCGAGCGGCGCCACCCCGGCGTACGACGCCAGCCCGGCGCAGGGGTACGCGTCCAGCACCCCGGCCACACCCACCACGGGAGCCCCGACCCCCGGTCTGCGGACCTCGGGCGTGGGAGGTGGCACCGGCACGAGCACCGTCCTGCCTGACGAGGGTGGGACCACGCCTCATGGCGACCCGTTCGCGTCGGGTGAGCCCTCCGACACCCCGATCGGTGACGACACGGAGAGGAGACTCCCGTGAGCGACCTCGGTCCTGGGCTCAACGACCCGGGCGAGACCCGTTCGCTGGGTGCGATCGTCGGTGACATCTCTGCCGACCTGAGTGCCCTCGTCCGGCAGGAGATGGAGCTGGCCCGCACCGAGCTGAAGCAGGAGGCGCGACGCGTCGGCAAGGGAGCAGGGATGCTCGGCGGTGCAGGCATCGCCGGTCTCCTCACGCTCTTGTTCCTCTCCCTGGCGCTGGTCTACCTGCTCGACAACTGGATGCCCACGGAGCTCTCGGCGTTGATCGTCGGTCTCCTGTGGGCCGTCGTCGCGGCCGTGCTCGCCATGAGAGGTCGCAAGGAGATCCAGGAAGCAGACCCGCAGCTGCCCCAGACGCAGCAGAGCTTGAAGGAGGACGTCCAATGGGCGAAGGAACAGAAGAACTGAGGACCCCCGGCTCCACGACGCCGGAACTGAGCGACGAGGACCGTCGGGCAGCCGAGATCAACCGAGACATCGAGCGCACCCGCGCCAACCTCGGCCAGAACCTCGACGAGCTGGGCGACAAGATCAGCCCGAGCCAGGTCATGACGCGGCAGAAACAGGCCGCCAGGAACAGGTTGGTCGGGATGAAGGAGAGGGTCATGGGTTCGGCTTCCCAGGCGGGCAGCTCCGTCAGTGACTCCGCGTCGGGTGCGGCGCAGGGCGTCAGCGACACCGCCACCGGTGCCGTGCAGAGCGTCCAGGCGAAGGCCGAGGGCAACCCGCTCGCCGCTGGCGTGATCGCCTTCGGCGCCGGCATGCTCCTCTCGTCGCTCCTGCCGTCGACCCGTGTCGAGCAGAGGGTGGCCCAACAGGGTCTCGACGCGGCCAAGGAGCACGGCCAGCCGGTGGTGGACGAGGCGAAGTCGCTCGCGTCCGACATGGGTGCCCAGCTGAAGGAGACCGCAGCGACGGGAGCCGAGGAGGTGAGGACCTCGGCGCAGGAGTCCGCCCAGCACCTCAAGGACGAGGGGCGCGACTCCGCCCAGAAGGTCAAGGACCAGCAATCGAGCTGACGACGTCGGCCGCGCACGACGGCCCGCCTCCCGTACCTCGGGAGGTGGGCCGTTCGCCGCGCCCCACCCGAATCCCCCAGAACCCTCGTGACGTCGTCGCCGCCGAGTGGCACACTGCTGAGGTATGGCTCTGGCACGCACACGCTCCGTCGTCCTGGACTGCCCTGATCCTCGGGCACTCGCCGACTTCTACACCTCGCTGCTCGGAGGCGAGGTCATCTACGCCGAGGACGACTGGGTCACCGCCCAGATCGGCGGCTGGCGTATGGGATTCCAGCTGGCGGAAGACTTCGAGGCCCCCACCTGGCCCACCGGCGTACGCCCGCAACAGCTCCACCTCGACCTGACGGTGGACGACGTGGACGCGGTCGAGCCGGAGGTGCTCGCACTGGGGGCCACCAAGCACGCCGTCCAGCCGGGTGAGGATGCGGGCGACCCGTTCCGGGTCTACCTCGACCCCGTCGGCCACCCCTTCTGCCTCTGCTGGGACTGACAGGGAGGGCGCCGAGGCATCAGTCCTCGATCAGCGCCGTGCCCTCACGCCGCTTCGCCTCGAGGCCGTCGCGCATGACCCGGAGCACCTCGGGAGGGTGGCCGACCCAGTTGTTGATCTCGCCGATCACGCGCAGGGGCGACCGGGTCCTGAAGGATTGCGTCGGGTTGCCCGGAAACTTCTTGTCGGTGACGTTGGGGTCGTCCTCGAACTCGCCCGTGGGCTCGACCAGGTAGATGCGCCCCCGGCCCTCCCCCACGGCGAGCTCGGCCCCCCACGTCGCGGCGTCCAGGGTGGCGGTGAAGTAGACGTAGTTCATCGCCCGGCCCGCCTCGAAGTTCGACTCGCGGCCCGGTACCACCAAGTCACCGGTCGCCAGGTCGGCCTTCGTGCCGTGCAGGTAGACGCCCTCGGCGTAGGTCTCGAACGCCACCGGCTCCCGTGCTTCCCCCATGCCACCGAGCGTAGCGAGACGTCGGCGCGACGGCACTCCCCTCAGATCACGTGTCCGCCGTTGACCGTGATGCGCTGCCCCGTGAGGAAGCTGCCACCCTCCGAGAGCAGGTGCGCCACCGTCGCGGCAACGTCATCGGGGGTTCCCATGCGTCGCAGCGGCACCTCGGCTGCGTACGCGGTGGGGTCGACGCCGGCGTGCCGCTCGACGGGGATCCAGCCGGGCTGGACGAGATTGACCGTGATCCCATCGGGACCGAGCTCCTTCGCCCAGACCTTGGTCAACCCGATCTGGGCGCTCTTGGCGGCCACGTAGGCCGACATGTGCGGGGTCGCCCGGTCGGCGAGGTCGGAGCCGATCAGGACGATCCGACCGCCGCCTGCGGTCCGCATGCTCGGCAGGGCTGCCCGAACGAGCAGGGTGGGACTCTTGACGAAGAACTCGAGCTGGTCGAGATGGTCCCGCCAGGTCAGGTCGTCCAGGCTGATCTCGGGATGGGGTCCGGTGGCGTTGGCGACCACGGCCGTGACCGGACCCAGCGCATGTTCGACGTCAGCGACGAGGGCAGCGACACCCTCCTCACTGACGACGTCCGCCGCGAAGGACCCGGCGACGCCGCCCGCCTCCCGGATGCGACGCACGACGGATTCCGCGCCGTCACGTCCCCGGAGGTAGTTGACTGCGACCGGCCACCCGTCGGCAGCCAGCCGTTGGGCGATCGCGGCGCCGAGGCCGCGCGACGCACCGGTGACGACAGCGACGCCCGGGAGACCCATGCGGTCACCCTACGCACGTGGGTCGCCCGGGCGCGGGACGTCGTCAGAGCGTGATGACGGCCTCGTCGTGATCGAGGCGCGGAAGCCGGTCGAACCAGGCGTTCTCCGCCGGGTGGCCGATGTTGACCACGACGATGGACTTGAGGTGCGGCGGCAGCAGGTCGGCGTCGACGCCGACGGAGTCGAACCCGGTCATGGGGCCGGCGGCCAGTCCGGCAGCTCGTACGCCCACGATGAAGTAGCCGATCTGCAGGGTCGCGTTGAACCGCGCCGCCTGCTCGCGCGCTGCGTCGTCGGCGAAGAGGTCCTTGGCGCCCGGGAAGTGCGGGAAGGTGCGCGGCAGGGTCTCGTGGAAGTCGGTGTCGGCGGCGAGGATCGCCACCATCGGAGCCGACTCGGTCTTGTCGCGGTTGCTGCCGCTCATGTGCTTGAGCAGCTTCTGGCGCGCGTCGTCGCTGCGCACCAGCACCACGCGCAAGGGCTGGGTGTTCATCGCCGTGGGGGCGAACTTCACCAGGTCGTAGATGGCAGCGACCTGCTCCTCGGTCACCGGCTCGTCGGTGAAGGCGTTCGCCGAGCGAGCCTCACGGAAGAGCAGGTCCTGGGCATCGGGCTGGAGAGCGAGCAGATCAGTCATGACACTTTCAACGAACATACTCATGGCGCTGTTCCAGCCGACCCCGTGACCTCAGTCATGCCCGCCCACCACCGCGCTGAAGGTGGCCGCGAATGCCACCCCCACCGCCGGCGGTGGGACCCTTGCTTCCGTGATCACCGTCCGCCACCACGTCATCCCCGACGCCGAGCTGACGTGGCGCTTCTCGCGCTCGTCGGGCCCGGGCGGCCAGCACGTGAACACGACGGACACGAAGGTGCAGCTCTTCTTCGACCTCGCCGGCTCCGACGCCTTCCCCGACGACGTCAAGCAACGACTCCTCACCCGGCTGGGACCCGAGCTGGTCGTCGTCGCCCAGGAGCACCGGTCCCAGTACCTCAACCGTCGGGCCGCCGAGGAACGGTTGGCGCAGCGGCTGGAGGAAGCCTTGAAGCCACCTCCCCCGCGCCGGGTCCCGACCAAGCCGTCGAAGGGCGCCAAGCAACGGCGACTCAACCACAAGAAGCAGCGCGGGGCGACCAAACGGCTCCGCGGACGCCCACCGCTCGACTGAGCCCTGGTCGGCGACAGGTCACTGCCCGGTCGCCGCCTTCGCCCGCCGAGCCAGCTTGCCCGGCCACCAGATCCGGTCCCCCACGTCGAGGTTGATGGCGGTCACCAGCACCGAGCGGACGATCATCGTGTCCAGGATGACGCCAAGCGCCACGGCCACCCCGAGCTCGACCAGGAAGACGACGGGGATCGTGGACAGCACCAGGAAGGTCGCCGCCAGGACCAGTCCGGCGGAGGTGATCACCCCGCCCGTCGAGGCGAGGGCAACCAGCGACCCGGTGCGAGTCCCGTGCACCAGGGCCTCCTCGCGCACGCGCGTCATCAGGAAGATGTTGTAGTCGATCCCGAGCGCGACGAGGAAGACGAAGGCGAAGAGCGGGAACCCCGGATCAGACCCGGCGAATCCGAAGACGTACTCGAAGAGGATCACCGAGATGCCCATGGCGGCGCCGAACGACAGCACCACGGTGGCGACCAGGATGAGGGGCGACACCAAGGCTCGCAGCAGCACCATCAGGATGACCAGGACCATCGCCAGGATGCTCGGGATGATCACCCGGTTGTCCCGCGAGGACGCCTCCTGCGTGTCCAGGAAGAAGGCAGAGCCACCTCCGACGAGGGCGTCTGCGCCGTCGACGGCATGGGTCGCCTCACGCACCTCGCGCACCGCCGCGAACGACTCGGGGGCCGCCACGTCACTGTCGATGACCGCCTCCACCAGTGCCAGGTCACCGATCACGACCGGCTTCCCGGGCCGCTCGATCCCGTCGGCCTCGGCCATGGCCGCGCGTACGTCGTCTGCCCGGGCGGCGTTGGCCACGACTGCCACGGTGTTGGACTGGTCAGCCATTCCGTGGGCCAGGAGCTCCTTCTGGCCCGTCACCGACTGGAACTCACGGGTGTACTGGTCCTCGGTCGAGAGGCCGGCAGTGTCCAGCCGCAGGGTCCCGAGGCAGGCGATGGCCAGCAGGACCGCGGTGACCACCCACGTGGCCCGCGGACGCACCGCGATCCGCCGTCCCACCTTGGCCCAGAACCCGGAGCTGGTGGGTTCGTCGGACCCGAAGGTCGGACGCTTCGGCCAGAAGATCCAGCGACCACAGATGGTCAGCAAGGCCGGCAGCAGCGTGATCTGGACCAGGAACGTCACCCCGATCCCGATGGCGGCGACGGGCCCGAGACCCGCCGTGGAGTTCAGCTCCGCCAGCAGCAGGCACAGCATGCCGAGGATGACGGTCGCGGCGCTGGCCAGGATGGCGGGGGCCGCGCGTTGCAGCGCGAAGGACATCGCTTCGTGCCGGTCGGTGTGCCGACGCAGCTCCTCGCGGTAGCGCGCCACGAGCAACAGCGCGTAGTCGGTTCCGGCGCCGATCACCAAGATGGTGAGGATGGCGTACGACTGCCCGTTGACCGTGAGGTCGGCGTACCTGGCCAGGAAGTAGATGAGCGCCTGCGAGCCGAAGAGCGCCACCCCCGCGCAGATGATGGGCAGGATCCACAGCACCGGACTGCGGTAGGTCAGCAGCAGGATCACGATCACCACGCCCAGGGTCGCGAGGAGCAGCGTCGAATCGATGCCGCCGAAGGCCTCGGCAGAGTCGGCCGCCTGTCCGCCCGACCCGGCGATGTAGACCTCTCCCCCGTCGAGCGTGGCGATCTCCCGCAGGTCGTCGGCTGCGTCGGGCATGGCGTTCCAGCCCTCGGCCCCGAAGTTGAACGTGACGACGGTCTGCATCGCCTCGCCGTCCTCGGACGGGATCGGACCGACGACCTCCCCTTCGACCCCCTCCAGGTCGGCGAAGGCGGACGCGTCCTCCGTCGCCGCCGCGATGTCTGCCCGAGTCAGCCCCGAGGACTTGGAGTACACGACGACCGTCGGGATGGCGTTCACGTCCTGGAACTGGGTCAGCTTCTCCAACGCCCGGGTCGACTCGGCACTGTCGGGGAGCCACGACGACGCCTCGTTGTTCTGCTCGTCGACCAGCTTGGCGGCGAACATGGAGGAGCCGACTGTGAGCGCCAACCACAGGCCGAGCACGATCCACTTGCTGACGGGGCTGGTCAGGCGACCGGCAATCTGCCGATGCATCAGACCAGTGCAGCACCACGGGAGTGCCGAGCGCA includes these proteins:
- a CDS encoding SDR family oxidoreductase, producing the protein MGLPGVAVVTGASRGLGAAIAQRLAADGWPVAVNYLRGRDGAESVVRRIREAGGVAGSFAADVVSEEGVAALVADVEHALGPVTAVVANATGPHPEISLDDLTWRDHLDQLEFFVKSPTLLVRAALPSMRTAGGGRIVLIGSDLADRATPHMSAYVAAKSAQIGLTKVWAKELGPDGITVNLVQPGWIPVERHAGVDPTAYAAEVPLRRMGTPDDVAATVAHLLSEGGSFLTGQRITVNGGHVI
- a CDS encoding VOC family protein, with protein sequence MALARTRSVVLDCPDPRALADFYTSLLGGEVIYAEDDWVTAQIGGWRMGFQLAEDFEAPTWPTGVRPQQLHLDLTVDDVDAVEPEVLALGATKHAVQPGEDAGDPFRVYLDPVGHPFCLCWD
- a CDS encoding ArsR/SmtB family transcription factor, with product MNETEEDRADAWFHALSDRTRRDILRRVLAGEHSVSALAASYDMSFAAVQKHVAVLERAGLLTKRRQGREALASGDVAAVRSVGEMLTELESLWRGRISRIDELIAEPELDHSSAPPRRPTQED
- a CDS encoding SRPBCC family protein, with the protein product MPVTDVSHDLGARTITIVAEFAAPPKRIWEVYADPRQLERVWGPPTYPATFVDHDLTPGGRMNYYMTGPEGDRYYGYWEVQEVDEPHSFTLIDGFALDEKFTKNPDLPESANVFSFVEHDGGTRATYVGTYASAEALQKVLDMGVVEGSTTAINQIDDLVA
- a CDS encoding malonic semialdehyde reductase is translated as MTDLLALQPDAQDLLFREARSANAFTDEPVTEEQVAAIYDLVKFAPTAMNTQPLRVVLVRSDDARQKLLKHMSGSNRDKTESAPMVAILAADTDFHETLPRTFPHFPGAKDLFADDAAREQAARFNATLQIGYFIVGVRAAGLAAGPMTGFDSVGVDADLLPPHLKSIVVVNIGHPAENAWFDRLPRLDHDEAVITL
- the arr gene encoding NAD(+)--rifampin ADP-ribosyltransferase — encoded protein: MGEAREPVAFETYAEGVYLHGTKADLATGDLVVPGRESNFEAGRAMNYVYFTATLDAATWGAELAVGEGRGRIYLVEPTGEFEDDPNVTDKKFPGNPTQSFRTRSPLRVIGEINNWVGHPPEVLRVMRDGLEAKRREGTALIED
- a CDS encoding DUF3618 domain-containing protein; translation: MGEGTEELRTPGSTTPELSDEDRRAAEINRDIERTRANLGQNLDELGDKISPSQVMTRQKQAARNRLVGMKERVMGSASQAGSSVSDSASGAAQGVSDTATGAVQSVQAKAEGNPLAAGVIAFGAGMLLSSLLPSTRVEQRVAQQGLDAAKEHGQPVVDEAKSLASDMGAQLKETAATGAEEVRTSAQESAQHLKDEGRDSAQKVKDQQSS
- a CDS encoding phage holin family protein, translating into MSDLGPGLNDPGETRSLGAIVGDISADLSALVRQEMELARTELKQEARRVGKGAGMLGGAGIAGLLTLLFLSLALVYLLDNWMPTELSALIVGLLWAVVAAVLAMRGRKEIQEADPQLPQTQQSLKEDVQWAKEQKN
- the arfB gene encoding alternative ribosome rescue aminoacyl-tRNA hydrolase ArfB, with translation MITVRHHVIPDAELTWRFSRSSGPGGQHVNTTDTKVQLFFDLAGSDAFPDDVKQRLLTRLGPELVVVAQEHRSQYLNRRAAEERLAQRLEEALKPPPPRRVPTKPSKGAKQRRLNHKKQRGATKRLRGRPPLD
- a CDS encoding MMPL family transporter, with product MHRQIAGRLTSPVSKWIVLGLWLALTVGSSMFAAKLVDEQNNEASSWLPDSAESTRALEKLTQFQDVNAIPTVVVYSKSSGLTRADIAAATEDASAFADLEGVEGEVVGPIPSEDGEAMQTVVTFNFGAEGWNAMPDAADDLREIATLDGGEVYIAGSGGQAADSAEAFGGIDSTLLLATLGVVIVILLLTYRSPVLWILPIICAGVALFGSQALIYFLARYADLTVNGQSYAILTILVIGAGTDYALLLVARYREELRRHTDRHEAMSFALQRAAPAILASAATVILGMLCLLLAELNSTAGLGPVAAIGIGVTFLVQITLLPALLTICGRWIFWPKRPTFGSDEPTSSGFWAKVGRRIAVRPRATWVVTAVLLAIACLGTLRLDTAGLSTEDQYTREFQSVTGQKELLAHGMADQSNTVAVVANAARADDVRAAMAEADGIERPGKPVVIGDLALVEAVIDSDVAAPESFAAVREVREATHAVDGADALVGGGSAFFLDTQEASSRDNRVIIPSILAMVLVILMVLLRALVSPLILVATVVLSFGAAMGISVILFEYVFGFAGSDPGFPLFAFVFLVALGIDYNIFLMTRVREEALVHGTRTGSLVALASTGGVITSAGLVLAATFLVLSTIPVVFLVELGVAVALGVILDTMIVRSVLVTAINLDVGDRIWWPGKLARRAKAATGQ